The region AAGGCTGTGTCTGGAGCTACTGCCGGTTAGACACTCACTGAAAAATGCCTACAGTAGACATTCAAATACAGATTCATGATGATAAATCTAGACTAGAGACCCAAAGACATTTACATGTGCAGTACACAATGCAGATCATGGTCATCTTAAATCCTGCTATTGTAATAAACTCTGTAACCTCGCCTCATGTAGGAGACATGCCCCTGGCCATTGAGACGCTTTTGACTGCCATTGCTGTCATCAAGCAGTCAAGAGTGTATGGGGACGAGCGCTGTCGAGCGCTGGTCACCTCTCTGAAAGACTGCCTCTTTTCCATCGAGAGCAAGTCTTACGGCTCCAGGTCAGTGCTGGAAAAATTCTCATGGACTGTTCTTTCATCACAAATGGAAATTGTAATGTGGGAAAAATTCTCATGGACTGTTCTTTCATCACAAATGGAAATTGTAATGTGGCCTCACTCCTAACTTGTTCTCTCTTTGTAGGAAAAGACACCGTTCCCGTGACAGAGAACACCGTTCCCGAGATAGAGAGCGGGACAGGGAAAGAGAACGGGACAGAGGCAGAGAAAGGGAAGAGTCCTACAGCCAGGAATGGGAGGCTGCAGGAATGTCCCGCCGGCACCGAGAACGCTCCCTaagtggggagagagatgggagagaccgGGAGCGTGTTCGGGAACGAGATAGACATAGGGAGCACCGCGAGCGGCACCGCTAGGTAAGCTCTCTGGCCCTGTCGTATCTCCAACACATCTCCCCAACACATCTCCCCTCTAATTCTGTAATCTACAGACTACCACCACTTACTCACATCCTgaaatacaccaccactaattgCCAAGCACCCGTTTTTTTTTCAGTCAACCTTTTGTATTTATGCACTCCTGACAGAACTTTTGTCTGTGATCTTTTCAGGACATTCTAGGTTGTCTTTGTCCCTGTCAGGCTGAGTAGGAGGGGAGGCAGGACTTTATTTCTGCACCAAGCTGCTTAAAAGTCTGGGTTAATGGATGAACTGATGGTGAGACAAAATGAATgtccatagcccccccccccctgcccccatCTCCATGTTTCCCTGGTATTCAGCAGCCACCAAGCATTTTATCTTCTAATCTTGGCCATCACCAACCCCCTCTTTCACAGTGATACTGTCTTTGTAATTTTATTTTTGATTATGAATTGACCGTTTCAGGGTCGTGGCTACAACTTGTTGTTTGACACACCTGCATGCACAAAGCAGAAGTACATGTTTTTTTATATGTTGAACTGTGTAGtgttttttttccctcttccCCCTTCTTTTGTATCAAATTTGAACTGATTAAAAAAGGCTGTTAAAATGAGTGGAACAAGTGTTTATTGCAGAAAGAGATTGTAACAAGTGGACCAGGTAGTTTTCATTGCCTGACCCGTGCTGCTTAAAGGGGTTGGCCTACTGTCTTGTTTATTTACGCAATGTAAATTACATGGCTTCACTTCAATCAATAAGGCTACAGCCACTTGCCATGTTTGTCAGAAAGCAGCAGGAATTCAAAGACACCTAGTGAAATGAGCCTTGCCTACCAGGGTTCATTGTTCTCTCAGGATACAGAGTGCATACGAGAAAGTGAAACTAGATCACTGAGCCAACACAAAGAAGCCATATTAAAGAACTGACTCCGCTTTACAAAGCACTTATAAGTGAGTAGTATTTATTGCTTTATTCAACAAAACATTTACGATTCAAACAAGGTGTGAAAATAGTCTCTTGGATGTCAATCCATCAGGGTGCACTGCCTCACTGGCAGTCAGCCAGGGCTTGTCCATAAATAAGCCATATGATGCTTGTATGTGGTTGTATCCATCATTTCTCCAGGGGTGCATAATTCAGCAACTTCTCAATGAGGTCTACATGAGCCAGCAGCATCCTCCGACAGCAATACCTCTTCAGACCAAGAGCATCAAGGGCATCACTGCCAACCAAACAAATGGGAGACACTGGAGTTTGTAATAGGTTTGTCAGGAGTAGCCTATGTAGCTACTAATTAAATAAGTGAACACTACAATATTTGGAGAAAGGGATTCATTTTAGGGAAATACAATGTAAACAATGACCACAGCAGACTTGAGTCTCTCACCCTTCAGTGTATTCAGCTTGAAGGAGGCCAAGGTACGCCTCCCATTTATTCCCAACGATTTTCCCGCAGGTGAAGCACCGGACCGGGATAATCATTTTGATCCGATCGACTGGGGCCCTGAAAACAAATTAcgaaaaaaatgtatgcactctactgtaaattgctctgaataagagcatctgctaaatgacatgttAAAATTAAAATGTAGTTAATGTTAACAACCTAGCCAGCCAACGGCAGACGGGTGACTTGAAGAAAAAGGTAGATAAACGAAAAATGCATACCTACATGAAACCACATAGCCTATCAATTTTGTAGATAACTTACTTTGTTTTACTGACGCTCAGTCTTAGCGCGAACATGTCAACAAGCGTGCTATCTAGCTACACAGTACAAGCTAGCGCACACGTTTTCAAAACCGTTGCATAGAGCTAGCTAATTAACCAAAAAGTGTTAGTACACAACACAGACATGCTTTATATCATGGCGAAATAGAGACTCAAACAATAAAGTAGTTATTGACTCACTGTAAAGTAAAATATGTTCCGCAGTAACCCTTGCAAACAGACAAGAACGCACACA is a window of Oncorhynchus kisutch isolate 150728-3 linkage group LG3, Okis_V2, whole genome shotgun sequence DNA encoding:
- the LOC109888430 gene encoding DNA-directed RNA polymerases I, II, and III subunit RPABC5-like isoform X1, which encodes MFFLCAFLSVCKGYCGTYFTLQAPVDRIKMIIPVRCFTCGKIVGNKWEAYLGLLQAEYTEGDALDALGLKRYCCRRMLLAHVDLIEKLLNYAPLEK
- the LOC109888430 gene encoding DNA-directed RNA polymerases I, II, and III subunit RPABC5-like isoform X2, with the protein product MFALRLSVSKTKAPVDRIKMIIPVRCFTCGKIVGNKWEAYLGLLQAEYTEGDALDALGLKRYCCRRMLLAHVDLIEKLLNYAPLEK